Proteins encoded within one genomic window of Oncorhynchus keta strain PuntledgeMale-10-30-2019 chromosome 12, Oket_V2, whole genome shotgun sequence:
- the si:ch1073-143l10.2 gene encoding uncharacterized protein si:ch1073-143l10.2 isoform X1, whose protein sequence is MSSSSAFALICIRCSLFLRILSPVEVCEHSPATASNHSSAQLREKTAMEGWKSHVRARLFQRDCTQKDPFSGIFNTLSEQAEQLDLRDTLWDEVQRPSSEGDVGLTVNHRELYLQLRESEHITEKLSQTVSDLTTVMYLKDAELQYCHSQVSRYRKEAVTQAREANLLQASLSEFEFALASQSEELAALRLEQRELKEGLAAAWREKEELLERWMDEKKEEAERVNRHNDTQERWHRFTRRLNKHHRREMLRPCEQTNSWTTGRPTTEPATTIQKEGGAHCPGWIFYPKSLQY, encoded by the exons ATGAGTAGCAGCAGTGCGTTTGCTTTGATCTGTATACGGTGCAGTCTTTTTCTCCGCATCCTCAGTCCTGTTGAAGTTTGTGAGCACAGTCCTGCAACTGCAAGCAATCATTCATCAGCGCAGCTAAG AGAAAAGACCGCAATGGAAGGGTGGAAGAGTCACGTGCGCGCTAGACTGTTCCAGAGAGATTGTACACAAAAGGACCCCTTCAGTGGTATCTTTAACACCT TGTCTGAGCAAGCGGAACAGCTTGACTTACGGGATACACTTTGGGATGAGGTACAGAGACCCAG TTCTGAAGGAGATGTTGGGCTGACTGTTAACCACAGAGAACTATACCTCCAGCTCAGAGAGAGTGAACATATAACAGAAAAG CTCTCTCAGACAGTCTCTGACCTGACCACCGTCATGTACCTGAAAGATGCTGAGCTTCAATACTGCCACTCACA AGTCTCCCGCTATCGAAAGGAAGCTGTCACTCAAGCCAGGGAGGCCAACCTTCTGCAGGCCAGCCTATCAGAATTTGAGTTTGCATTGGCGAGCCAATCAGAGGAGTTGGCAGCTCTGCGGTTGGAGCAGCGGGAGCTGAAGGAGGGGCTTGCAGCAGCCTGGAGAGAAAAAGAAGAGCTTCTGGAGCGATGGATGGATGAGAAGAAGGAGGAGGCGGAGAGGGTGAACAGGCACAATGACACACAGGAAAG GTGGCATCGTTTCACCCGGCGACTCAACAAGCATCACCGTAGAGAGATGCTGCGACCATGTGAGCAGACCAACTCCTGGACGACTGGTAGGCCTACAACTGAACCAGCAACCACCATACAGA AGGAGGGTGGTGCACACTGCCCAGGATGGATCTTTTATCCCAAAAGCCTCCAGTACTGA
- the LOC118391215 gene encoding arrestin red cell isoform X1 codes for MGDKAGTRVFKKSSPNCKVTVYLGKRDFVDHLDQVDPVDGVILVDPEYLKDRKVFVTLTCAFRYGREDLDVLGLSFRKDLYISTFQAFPPIAEERKANSRLQERLLKKLGQQAHPFYFTIPQNLPCSVTLQPGPEDTGKACGVDFEIRAFCAKSIEEKIHKRNSVRLVIRKVQYAPEKPGPQPMVETTRSFLMSDRSLHLEASLDKELYYHGEPISVNVHVTNNSTKTVKRLKISVRQYADICLFSTAQYKCPVAQVEADDQVSSSSTFCKVYTLTPTLDKNREKRGLALDGKLKHEDTNLASSTIVKDVTNKEVLGILVSYRVKVKLVISRGGLLSGVLERDVSVELPFVLMHPKPTELPISRPQSAVPDSDPPIDTNLIEFETNSFSQDDDFVFEDFARLRLKGMADDKDDDC; via the exons ATGGGGGATAAGGCCGGCACCAG AGTCTTTAAGAAGTCAAGCCCCAACTGCAAG GTCACAGTATACCTGGGAAAGAGAGACTTTGTGGATCACCTTGACCAGGTGGACCCAGTCG ATGGTGTGATCCTAGTGGACCCTGAGTATCTGAAAGACAGGAAAG TGTTTGTGACCCTGACGTGTGCATTCCGCTACGGCCGTGAGGACCTGGACGTGCTGGGCCTGTCTTTCCGGAAAGATCTGTACATCTCCACCTTCCAGGCCTTCCCCCCCATCGCAGAGGAACGCAAAGCCAACAGCCGCCTGCAGGAGAGACTACTGAAGAAACTGGGCCAGCAGGCACACCCCTTCTACTTCACT ATTCCACAGAACCTGCCGTGCTCAGTCACCTTACAGCCAGGACCAGAGGACACAGGGAAG GCATGTGGGGTTGACTTTGAGATCAGAGCGTTCTGTGCCAAATCGATAGAGGAGAAGATTCACAAACG gaacTCTGTGCGGCTGGTGATCCGTAAGGTGCAGTATGCCCCAGAGAAGCCTGGGCCTCAGCCCATGGTGGAGACCACACGGAGCTTCCTCATGTCGGACCGCTCACTACACCTGGAGGCCTCTCTGGATAAAGAGCTCTACTACCATGGAGAACCCATCAGCGTGAACGTTCATGTCACCAACAACTCTACCAAGACTGTCAAAAGACTCAAAATCTCAG TGCGACAGTATGCTGATATCTGTCTGTTCAGTACGGCTCAGTACAAGTGTCCAGTGGCTCAGGTGGAGGCAGA TGACCAGGTGTCGTCTAGCTCTACGTTCTGTAAGGTGTACACCCTCACACCCACGCTAGACAAGAACCGAGAGAAGAGAGGCCTTGCCCTGGACGGAAAGCTCAAACACGAGGACACCAACCTGGCCTCCAGCACCAT tgttaaGGATGTGACTAACAAGGAGGTTCTTGGAATCCTGGTGTCCTACAGGGTCAAAGTCAAACTGGTAATATCTCGTGGAGG GCTGCTGAGTGGCGTGTTAGAAAG AGATGTGTCGGTGGAGCTGCCCTTCGTCTTAATGCACCCTAAACCCACAGAACTGCCCATATCCCGCCCACAGTCAG CTGTGCCGGATTCGGACCCTCCCATCGACACCAACCTGATAGAATTTGAAACAAA TAGTTTCTCCCAAGACGACGACTTTGTGTTCGAGGACTTTGCTCGCCTGCGGCTCAAAGGAATGGCTGACGACAAGGACGACGACTGCTAG
- the si:ch1073-143l10.2 gene encoding uncharacterized protein si:ch1073-143l10.2 isoform X2 gives MSSSSAFALICIRCSLFLRILSPVEVCEHSPATASNHSSAQLREKTAMEGWKSHVRARLFQRDCTQKDPFSGIFNTLSEQAEQLDLRDTLWDEVQRPSSEGDVGLTVNHRELYLQLRESEHITEKLSQTVSDLTTVMYLKDAELQYCHSQVSRYRKEAVTQAREANLLQASLSEFEFALASQSEELAALRLEQRELKEGLAAAWREKEELLERWMDEKKEEAERVNRHNDTQERWHRFTRRLNKHHRREMLRPCEQTNSWTTGRPTTEPATTIQTVAGTLLCPN, from the exons ATGAGTAGCAGCAGTGCGTTTGCTTTGATCTGTATACGGTGCAGTCTTTTTCTCCGCATCCTCAGTCCTGTTGAAGTTTGTGAGCACAGTCCTGCAACTGCAAGCAATCATTCATCAGCGCAGCTAAG AGAAAAGACCGCAATGGAAGGGTGGAAGAGTCACGTGCGCGCTAGACTGTTCCAGAGAGATTGTACACAAAAGGACCCCTTCAGTGGTATCTTTAACACCT TGTCTGAGCAAGCGGAACAGCTTGACTTACGGGATACACTTTGGGATGAGGTACAGAGACCCAG TTCTGAAGGAGATGTTGGGCTGACTGTTAACCACAGAGAACTATACCTCCAGCTCAGAGAGAGTGAACATATAACAGAAAAG CTCTCTCAGACAGTCTCTGACCTGACCACCGTCATGTACCTGAAAGATGCTGAGCTTCAATACTGCCACTCACA AGTCTCCCGCTATCGAAAGGAAGCTGTCACTCAAGCCAGGGAGGCCAACCTTCTGCAGGCCAGCCTATCAGAATTTGAGTTTGCATTGGCGAGCCAATCAGAGGAGTTGGCAGCTCTGCGGTTGGAGCAGCGGGAGCTGAAGGAGGGGCTTGCAGCAGCCTGGAGAGAAAAAGAAGAGCTTCTGGAGCGATGGATGGATGAGAAGAAGGAGGAGGCGGAGAGGGTGAACAGGCACAATGACACACAGGAAAG GTGGCATCGTTTCACCCGGCGACTCAACAAGCATCACCGTAGAGAGATGCTGCGACCATGTGAGCAGACCAACTCCTGGACGACTGGTAGGCCTACAACTGAACCAGCAACCACCATACAGA CAGTGGCAGGCACACTCTTGTGTCCCAACTAA
- the LOC118391215 gene encoding arrestin red cell isoform X2 has translation MGDKAGTRVFKKSSPNCKVTVYLGKRDFVDHLDQVDPVDGVILVDPEYLKDRKVFVTLTCAFRYGREDLDVLGLSFRKDLYISTFQAFPPIAEERKANSRLQERLLKKLGQQAHPFYFTIPQNLPCSVTLQPGPEDTGKACGVDFEIRAFCAKSIEEKIHKRNSVRLVIRKVQYAPEKPGPQPMVETTRSFLMSDRSLHLEASLDKELYYHGEPISVNVHVTNNSTKTVKRLKISVRQYADICLFSTAQYKCPVAQVEADDQVSSSSTFCKVYTLTPTLDKNREKRGLALDGKLKHEDTNLASSTIVKDVTNKEVLGILVSYRVKVKLVISRGGDVSVELPFVLMHPKPTELPISRPQSAVPDSDPPIDTNLIEFETNSFSQDDDFVFEDFARLRLKGMADDKDDDC, from the exons ATGGGGGATAAGGCCGGCACCAG AGTCTTTAAGAAGTCAAGCCCCAACTGCAAG GTCACAGTATACCTGGGAAAGAGAGACTTTGTGGATCACCTTGACCAGGTGGACCCAGTCG ATGGTGTGATCCTAGTGGACCCTGAGTATCTGAAAGACAGGAAAG TGTTTGTGACCCTGACGTGTGCATTCCGCTACGGCCGTGAGGACCTGGACGTGCTGGGCCTGTCTTTCCGGAAAGATCTGTACATCTCCACCTTCCAGGCCTTCCCCCCCATCGCAGAGGAACGCAAAGCCAACAGCCGCCTGCAGGAGAGACTACTGAAGAAACTGGGCCAGCAGGCACACCCCTTCTACTTCACT ATTCCACAGAACCTGCCGTGCTCAGTCACCTTACAGCCAGGACCAGAGGACACAGGGAAG GCATGTGGGGTTGACTTTGAGATCAGAGCGTTCTGTGCCAAATCGATAGAGGAGAAGATTCACAAACG gaacTCTGTGCGGCTGGTGATCCGTAAGGTGCAGTATGCCCCAGAGAAGCCTGGGCCTCAGCCCATGGTGGAGACCACACGGAGCTTCCTCATGTCGGACCGCTCACTACACCTGGAGGCCTCTCTGGATAAAGAGCTCTACTACCATGGAGAACCCATCAGCGTGAACGTTCATGTCACCAACAACTCTACCAAGACTGTCAAAAGACTCAAAATCTCAG TGCGACAGTATGCTGATATCTGTCTGTTCAGTACGGCTCAGTACAAGTGTCCAGTGGCTCAGGTGGAGGCAGA TGACCAGGTGTCGTCTAGCTCTACGTTCTGTAAGGTGTACACCCTCACACCCACGCTAGACAAGAACCGAGAGAAGAGAGGCCTTGCCCTGGACGGAAAGCTCAAACACGAGGACACCAACCTGGCCTCCAGCACCAT tgttaaGGATGTGACTAACAAGGAGGTTCTTGGAATCCTGGTGTCCTACAGGGTCAAAGTCAAACTGGTAATATCTCGTGGAGG AGATGTGTCGGTGGAGCTGCCCTTCGTCTTAATGCACCCTAAACCCACAGAACTGCCCATATCCCGCCCACAGTCAG CTGTGCCGGATTCGGACCCTCCCATCGACACCAACCTGATAGAATTTGAAACAAA TAGTTTCTCCCAAGACGACGACTTTGTGTTCGAGGACTTTGCTCGCCTGCGGCTCAAAGGAATGGCTGACGACAAGGACGACGACTGCTAG